The following proteins come from a genomic window of Miscanthus floridulus cultivar M001 chromosome 2, ASM1932011v1, whole genome shotgun sequence:
- the LOC136537541 gene encoding uncharacterized protein: MVMFYALHDVKAEEREEAMMVEGPRKALKIVNLNEPRAQVHLEHVGADQEQRWYLDSGASYHMTGSKASFSELNDDVTSMVKFGDGSRVAIQGHDTIIFRCQNREHRVLTDVYYIPQLCSSIISIGQLDERGSEILIKDGVLRIRDQEQ; this comes from the coding sequence ATGGTgatgttctatgcactgcacgacgtcaaggccgaggagagggaagaggcgatgatggtggaaggacctaggaaggccctaaAGATTGTCAACCTCAATGAACcacgtgcccaagtccacctcgaacatgtgggcgccgaccaggagcaacggtggtatctagactctggtgccagctaccacatgacgggctccaaggcatccttctctgaGCTCAACGACGATGTTACCAgtatggtgaagtttggtgatggctcaagggtggctatccaagggcacgacaccatcatcttcaggtgccagaacaggGAGCATCGcgtgctaacggatgtatattatatCCCGCAGCTGTGTTCCagtatcatcagcattggtcagctggatgagcgtggtagcgagatactgatcaaggatggagtccttaggatTAGAGACCAAGAGCAGTGA